Proteins encoded by one window of Brienomyrus brachyistius isolate T26 chromosome 1, BBRACH_0.4, whole genome shotgun sequence:
- the wnt6b gene encoding protein Wnt-6 isoform X1, translating to MNPAFPCNFFDFLEEFTLNRMVPISRTQLALFFILLCPVNIIGLWWAVGSPLVMDPNSICRKTKRLAGKQAELCQTQPEIVHEVAKGARLGVRECQHQFRFRRWNCTSQNKYFGRILQQDIRETAFVYAITAAGVAHAVTQACSMGELLQCGCEATRSRAPPRPPGGAGGDGVKWEWGGCGDDVEFGYEKSKQFMDAKRKKGKSDIRTLIDLHNNEAGRLAVKNYMRTECKCHGLSGSCTLRTCWKKMPHFREVGDRLLERFNGAFKVMGGNDGKTLIPVGQNIKPPDKQDLIYSAESPDFCLPNRKTGSLGTRGRTCNSTAMDVSGCDLLCCERGYRDETLVFEENCLCRFHWCCVVQCKKCSVRKELSLCI from the exons ATGAATCCGgcgtttccctgtaatttctttgattttctggaggagttCACGCTCAACAGGATGGTCCCAATATCTCGAACTCAGCTTGCCTTGTTTTTTATTCTTCTTTGTCCAGTCAACATTATCGGGTTGTGGTG GGCTGTGGGCAGCCCCTTAGTCATGGACCCCAACAGCATCTGCCGGAAGACCAAGCGGCTAGCCGGCAAGCAGGCAGAGCTGTGCCAGACCCAGCCGGAGATTGTCCACGAGGTGGCCAAGGGCGCCAGGCTGGGGGTGCGAGAGTGCCAGCACCAGTTTCGCTTTCGACGGTGGAACTGCACCAGTCAGAACAAGTACTTTGGCAGAATCCTGCAGCAAG ATATCCGGGAGACGGCCTTCGTGTACGCCATCACGGCAGCAGGCGTGGCACATGCAGTGACGCAGGCCTGCAGCATGGGGGAGCTGTTGCAGTGCGGCTGCGAGGCCACCCGCAGCCGGGCCCCGCCCAGGCCTCCCGGTGGCGCCGGGGGTGATGGGGTCAAGTGGGAGTGGGGCGGCTGCGGCGACGACGTGGAGTTCGGCTACGAGAAGTCTAAACAGTTCATGGACGCCAAGAGAAAGAAGGGGAAGAGTGACATACGGACGCTGATCGACCTCCACAACAACGAGGCAGGGAGACTG GCGGTGAAGAATTATATGAGGACTGAATGTAAGTGTCACGGGCTGTCTGGTTCCTGTACTCTTCGGACCTGCTGGAAAAAGATGCCTCATTTTCGTGAAGTGGGCGATCGCCTTTTGGAGAGATTTAATGGAGCCTTCAAGGTGATGGGCGGTAACGACGGGAAGACGCTCATCCCCGTAGGGCAGAACATCAAGCCTCCAGACAAACAGGACCTAATCTACTCGGCCGAGTCGCCGGATTTCTGTCTGCCCAACAGGAAGACGGGTTCCCTGGGTACCCGAGGCCGCACATGCAACAGCACGGCCATGGACGTGAGTGGCTGCGACCTGCTCTGCTGCGAGCGAGGTTACCGGGACGAGACACTGGTCTTCGAGGAGAACTGCTTGTGCAGGTTCCACTGGTGCTGCGTAGTGCAGTGCAAGAAGTGCTCTGTGCGCAAGGAGCTCAGTCTCTGCATCTGA
- the wnt6b gene encoding protein Wnt-6 isoform X2 codes for MDPNSICRKTKRLAGKQAELCQTQPEIVHEVAKGARLGVRECQHQFRFRRWNCTSQNKYFGRILQQDIRETAFVYAITAAGVAHAVTQACSMGELLQCGCEATRSRAPPRPPGGAGGDGVKWEWGGCGDDVEFGYEKSKQFMDAKRKKGKSDIRTLIDLHNNEAGRLAVKNYMRTECKCHGLSGSCTLRTCWKKMPHFREVGDRLLERFNGAFKVMGGNDGKTLIPVGQNIKPPDKQDLIYSAESPDFCLPNRKTGSLGTRGRTCNSTAMDVSGCDLLCCERGYRDETLVFEENCLCRFHWCCVVQCKKCSVRKELSLCI; via the exons ATGGACCCCAACAGCATCTGCCGGAAGACCAAGCGGCTAGCCGGCAAGCAGGCAGAGCTGTGCCAGACCCAGCCGGAGATTGTCCACGAGGTGGCCAAGGGCGCCAGGCTGGGGGTGCGAGAGTGCCAGCACCAGTTTCGCTTTCGACGGTGGAACTGCACCAGTCAGAACAAGTACTTTGGCAGAATCCTGCAGCAAG ATATCCGGGAGACGGCCTTCGTGTACGCCATCACGGCAGCAGGCGTGGCACATGCAGTGACGCAGGCCTGCAGCATGGGGGAGCTGTTGCAGTGCGGCTGCGAGGCCACCCGCAGCCGGGCCCCGCCCAGGCCTCCCGGTGGCGCCGGGGGTGATGGGGTCAAGTGGGAGTGGGGCGGCTGCGGCGACGACGTGGAGTTCGGCTACGAGAAGTCTAAACAGTTCATGGACGCCAAGAGAAAGAAGGGGAAGAGTGACATACGGACGCTGATCGACCTCCACAACAACGAGGCAGGGAGACTG GCGGTGAAGAATTATATGAGGACTGAATGTAAGTGTCACGGGCTGTCTGGTTCCTGTACTCTTCGGACCTGCTGGAAAAAGATGCCTCATTTTCGTGAAGTGGGCGATCGCCTTTTGGAGAGATTTAATGGAGCCTTCAAGGTGATGGGCGGTAACGACGGGAAGACGCTCATCCCCGTAGGGCAGAACATCAAGCCTCCAGACAAACAGGACCTAATCTACTCGGCCGAGTCGCCGGATTTCTGTCTGCCCAACAGGAAGACGGGTTCCCTGGGTACCCGAGGCCGCACATGCAACAGCACGGCCATGGACGTGAGTGGCTGCGACCTGCTCTGCTGCGAGCGAGGTTACCGGGACGAGACACTGGTCTTCGAGGAGAACTGCTTGTGCAGGTTCCACTGGTGCTGCGTAGTGCAGTGCAAGAAGTGCTCTGTGCGCAAGGAGCTCAGTCTCTGCATCTGA